TTACAAATCGTGATAATTGTTAAGTGATAGATTTGCATTTGTAATTGAAGGTTATTAAGTTCTTGACTTCTGGTGAGTTGTGACTGAAGTAACTGAAGGAAAATGGCGAGCCATGAATTGATGATCAGCAAAAATCATAATGTAGGCCTCAGCCAGAACCCAAAGGTTGTTCTAGGACATAATCACAATGTTACTATGGCTCAGAACCATGAGCATGATGTGGTTTTGACTCGAGATAGTGAAGAAATGGTTTTGAGTCAGAGtcatgatgatgatgatcaggAGGATGATGGAGATGAATACGAGCAAGAAAACGGGCTATCAGTGGAGCAGAAGCCTGAAAATGAAGGACAAGAACTTTCTCTTCCTGGAGAAACTGAAGAGTTGGATGTATCCGAGCACAATGAGTTGGCTGTTTCAGGAAATCAAGAGCTTGATGAGAATATGGAATTAGCCATTGTTCAAAATGAGGAAATGGGTATTGTGCCTGCAGATGACATGGATGCTGAAGGCCAACTTTTGCTTACATCCACCCCTGTGCTCCAGGCACGTACACTTGCTATAAGTCCCAATTTCGAGCTGCATGTGGGACAGGAGTTTGCTGATGTTAAAAGCTGTCGAAGAGCTCTGCGGGACACGGCTATTGCTCTTCACTTTGAAATGCAAACCATTAAATCAGACAAAACTCGTTTTACTGCTAAATGTGCTGCTGAGGGATGCCCCTGGCGGATACATGCTGCAAAGCTTCCTGGTGTACCTACTTTTACTATAAGGACCATCCATGACAATCATACATGTGGAGGAATCTCTCATCTTGGTCATCAGCAAGCTTCAGTTCAGTGGGTGGCTAACTCTGTGGAGCAGCGGCTTCGGGAAAACCCTAACTGCAAGCCAAAGGAGATCTTGGAAGAAATTCACCGAGCGCATGGCATCACCTTATCCTACAAGCAAGCTTGGCGTGGAAAGGAGCGAATCATGGCTGCTATGCGTGGCTCCTTTGAAGAAGGTTACCGCTTGCTTCCTCAATATTGTGAACAGGTCAAGCGGACTAACCCCGGAAGTATTGCTTCCGTTTATGGAAGTCCAAGTGATAATTGCTTCCAGAGGCTTTTTATATCATTTCAAGCATCAATCTATGGCTTTCTAAATGCTTGTCGGCCCCTCCTAGGTCTTGATAGGACTTTCTTAAAAAGCAAGTATCTTGGTACTTTACTGCTAGCTACTGGTTTCGATGGAGATGGTGGCCTGTTTCCTTTGGCATTTGGTGTCGTCGATGAGGAGAATGATGATAACTGGATGTGGTTTCTTTCTGAACTTCATAACTTGCTGGAGATCAACACAGAGAACATGCCTAGGCTCACAATTTTATCAGACAGGCAGAAGGGCATCGTAGATGGTGTGGAAGCAAACTTTCCGACAGCTTTCCACGGGTTTTGCATGCGTCATCTGAGCGAAAGTTTCCGTAAGGAATTCAACAATACAATGCTTGTAAACCTATTATGGGAAGCTGCTCATGCTCTTACAGTAATTGAATTTGAAGCTAAAATTCTTGAGATTGAAGAGATTTCACAAGACGCTGCATATTGGATTCGGCGAGTTCCTCCTCGTTTATGGGCTACAGCTTACTTTGAGGGAACAAGGTTTGGCCATTTGACAGCTAACATTGTGGAACAACTGAATACTTGGATACTGGAAGCGTCGGGTCTTCCAATAATTCAGATGATGGAGTGTATAAGAAGGCAGCTCATGACTTGGTTTAATGAGCGCCGAGAGACTAGTATGCAGTGGACAACAATCCTTGTCCCTACAGCGGAGAGGCGTGTAGCAGAGGCCCTAGAACGTGCTCGCACATACCAGGTTCTTCGTGCAAATGAAGCTGAATTTGAAGTAATATCTCATGAGGGGACAAATATTGTTGATATACGAAATCGCTGTTGTCTTTGTCGGGGCTGGCAGCTATATGGTTTGCCCTGTGCACATGCTGTAGCAGCACTACTCTCTTGCAGGCAAAATGTCCATCGGTTTACTGAGAGCTGTTTCACTGTTGCAACTTACCGAAAGACATACTCGCAGACGATACATCCAATACCAGATAAAACATTATGGAAGGAGTTATCTGAAGGAAACGCAAATGATAGTAATGTTGGCGAGACTATTATCAATCCTCCTAAGTCTCTTAGGCCACCTGGTCGACCAAGAAAGAAGCGAGTCCGAGCAGAAGACCGAGGACGTGTAAAGCGAGTTGTGCATTGTAGCCGTTGCAATCAGACTGGCCACTTCAGGACAACATGCGCAGCACCTATTTGAGTCTCATTGTGGAAGGTGTTCGCTGCCTTAGAATTTAGTAAATGTTTCTTGTGCAGAGTGAAGATAGTTTATTAGATCTTGCTGCTATTTGTGGAGTTCTATTATTTATCTTTTGCAAGTTCATAATGTAATTCTTGCTACTGGCAATCATGTTTAGACTCCCCTTTAATAAAATGATTAGGTCATCTACAGAAGTCTGTTTTAACCATTAAGCGCGAGTAATTTATCCCGAGCGTTTATTTCCTAATTGCCTTGTTGCACATTaccatttcttcttgttttccaAAAGATGAAGCCTACAATGTCAAAGATGTTAACTGAAGGCAAAAACAGGTAAAGGCCACTAGATCTTTTGAAGACTACATGTGGATCTTTCCTAACTGATATTTAAGGGGGCTGATTAaatattctttcttatttgaGCTGCTTTTCTGCTTTCTTGCCACGTGAAAAAGTGCTGATAATATGTTTTCTAGTTATATAAAAATGCTTTATGTTTTTGAATTCAGAAAAGACAGCAGGAAGAGAGTTTCTTCTTGCTATTTTTTATCAAGCTACATCCAGATTGAACTGGAGACGAGAAATTTGCGGTCATCAACCTTGCCACCTTAGTCATGCTCCAGAAAATAGGTTAAGCAAAATAGATGAAACTTTTCTCATAAACTCCTCCCCGTTGTATTGCATATTGAACTTGTTTCGCTATTGATCATTTCCATTCTTGGAAGAAAGTTCCCTTTTTCTCGTTTTCATTGGATTTGTCTCACCTATATGTGAAAATTATAGGAAGAACCATTCTTCTTAGTTTTCGTCCAACAAAAAAATGTCAATTCAGCATAGCACTATTTCGGCTTGGAAAACGCCAATCTTCGGTTTTTGGTACAAAAGTATTGTCTTGTAGCGTAACGAACCCTTGTGGACAAGAGGTATAaacggttgcaggtgcaacTGTTTCTGCCGGTTATGTGCATTTTTCACTGTGCGTAACTTTGATTGCACACGGTGTAACTTTTTTTGCACACGACGTaactttaaaacaaatttttgtggATCCCACACACAGCGTAAAAATCGAGTTACAAGATGTGATTTGAGCCGCACAaaattttttggccaaatcatGGCCGTCGTTCCTGGCCCATTTCCAACCCTTGTTTAAGTGCTTATGTGATTCTAGTGGTATTTCTTGGGCTTGTGCTGGTGGATTTCCTCCCCCGTCTTTTACCGGTAACCTTGAGTACACAGCCAAACAGAGAAGGCAAAAGTCAGAATGACGTTTCAAATATATCCAACATCCCAATCTCCAATTCAAACTCAAAATGATCTGTGATTTGCAGTTTACAGTATCAACATGAATCATACTTTTTTACCTTAATGTGAATTACCATCAATTTGTTTACGGTATTTATTTATCACCAATGTGGAATTTTTTGAAGGTTCACAACTCTAATCATAAAGCCACAGCATTTGCACAAGCAGCAGAAAGATTATTGCGTTCCTTGGAATTTCTTCCGCAAAGCTTGGATTGTTTCCTTGTGAACAAGGAAAATCTAGAAAGATAAATAATGAATCCTTCTGTGCTTGGTAAAAATCAAGTTTCTTCAGTTCCAGTCATGTTGAATCAAAGAAATCGTAACCTAAAAAATGCAATTCGACAAgaattcatcatgaatataAAACACGAATATTTAGTTTTAATTAGCAAGTTGCGTATGAACCAAATGGCAAAGACCTTATTCCCTCCAAATGAGTAGCAAGGAAGCTATAATCACAATTACTTAATTCAATGGTGACATAATCCTAAAACACGCAAGAAATGTGTTTGTTAACCATTTTACTGACCACtgtaaagaaataaagaaagaatcCCACAGCATAAGCTAAGGTACCAAAAATAATCTTTTTAAGCAAGTAGAAGTTGACCAAAATGACATAGTTTaatgttttcatatgaatacgGTTCAGTAACCATAGTTGGTGCCATAGACTGAGCCATAGCCCCCACTCTGTCCCCCAAGACCAGGATTTGGAGGGGCAGGCGCATAGGGAGTATTCGGGGCTGCATAAACATTGTAGCCTTGGTCAGCGTGTGTAGCTGTCTGTGTCTGTGCTGCTGCAGCATCTGCCATGAAATTCTGCAACACAGAAGCAAGCAACAATTTGGATAAAAATATGACCACATTTTGATGCAAAAGAATGAATAGCAAAACTAGGACACCATTTTATATAGGGTAACTCCAACCCCTAGTTATTGCAGCTTGTATTGAATATTGACATGCAAACCACCATAACTGTCAGGTAGACGAGAAGTTATTAGTTGATGGAAAATGCCCAGTTAGTATTTCTTTTCTATTCACTCTTTTACTTCCttaaaaagtcaaataagaTAAAGGGAAGATGGagaacaagaagaaagaagttggTTTGAGATTACAGGAGAGTCCCATCCCAGGATCCGATATGGGCCACTAGGGGCTGCAGAATGGAAAGTGTAAACTACAATAAGAAGGATGGTTGTCAGAAACTGTTCATACGAATAGTAACTAATAGAGGCTAGaattgcagaaattccaaaaactTAATGGCTAATAATTATCATCAGAAGATGATAATAGATAAATGAAAATACATACTGAGTAAAAGATAGACACTTTTACTGAGTGACTATTGTATTTTCTAGCTGCCATTGAACTATAAATCACCCTTCTTTCCCATAAATCCAGAGTTCTTGTGTTGTAAGCTAATACAAAAGACATCTTAAGAATTAAGTCCCCCAGATTTTCTTTAGTTTCGATAATTTTAGGAGAGCTACATCCAATATATTGGTCATAAATTGATAACATTGTAGAAGCTCCtaagttgtaaaaaaaaaaaaaaaaaaaactgataatTTAACATAGAAAAAACTGAATTTTAAAGGATGAGATCACATATATTTGCAGCTGTTATACTTTAAGCCCGACTTAACAGCTATGCATAGGATCAATTTGAAATCTACAGTAAGAAACATTGCCTGAATCAACTGTTGAGCTGTTTGAACTTGAGATGCACTTCCATTAATCTCAACTGTCATTTCTCCTGGTACTCCCCTGGTTTCCTGTATGGTAACAGTGGCACCACTAAGCCGCCGAATGTAACTTATATTGGCACCAGAAGTCCCAATTACAGCATCAGCATAAGATAGAGGAACTTGCATTTGTTGTGTGACCTGCAAAAGTAACGACTTCAGAACACAATTAAGGTGCTAGTAACTCGGGGGACAAGCTAACAGCGAATCTACTGTATTGATCTGATCTGATTTTTGCACAGCTCAAAAAAGCATATTCACTGCAGATTCATCAAATACTTAAATCAAATGAAGCCAAAGAGACAGTTGTAAGACTCAGAGATGCACTAACATTAGTTATATGCTTAGGCCAGAATTAAATCAGTCAGATGAGAATAAAACTCAAAGAGCAAGCATATCACTCAGGCAGACAATCCATTAAATATTCAATAGAAATCAGATACTTAATATGAAATTTTCCTGAAGTCAAATGTAGAAGTGATGAGCCATTACAAAATATGATTTGGAAAATCTGCCAAAAGGGAATAGGCAAAATTGATATTTGTAAATACAGTATAACTTATTAGAAATTTGGCAGCGGATAAAAGAGTACTGTCCagcaaattaataaattattatctGCCTTCTAAAATTACCTAGACGAGCTTAATTAGTCAAAAGATCTAAACTACTTGACAAGTGTAAGAAAATTACTGTGCATCTGTAACAGATGGACTATTTCATGTACAAAAGTAATTGAACATTGTGTGATATGCATTTAATCAGGCATTGTTTTCATTCTTCTTGCCTTTCTTCCTTGTTCTTCTGCTTttctttcctcctcctccttgcaACCTCACAAATCCCTAATCTACCCTAATTACTAAAATCCCCTCATTCTCCAACAACAGTCAAAACCCAAGAAATATCAAGAGGAAAATGAAGGAGAAGAAGCCCCTTTGAAGATGAGGGAGTTTAGGATCTCCAATGTCAATGCATGAAAGTTCCTTTAAATCTCGAGTAAAGAAATACCCAAGTGAGAGGCAAAGAAACACCCAAGTGAGAGGCAAAAGTTCCTTCAGGCAGTTTAGGGCATGTAACTAGACATGCGAGACGGGCGCCCAGCTCAAAGCCTGGTTACAACAACCCAGGCCCTTCCATCTTTACCAATCTGTCCCTTCTAAAAGTTAGAAcaataaaatgaatgaataaaaGGTTCCTTGGTCCTCTACCATTCTTCTTTCAATCCACGAAAGAAATCGCAGTTGAGACTTGATGTAATTGAATCTCTAAAATTCTCACTTTTATCACCGTTTCACGGAGTGAGAGGCAATAATATTGTATTACTATTAAACTTTATGTtgcaatagtttttttttttttttaaattcaaaagagtCAAAGATTGATTAAAAGATCTATTCTGATTTCTCTCTCATCCCAATCCCCTTGGTACGCTTTCGCTGTTTGGGTGGTGTCCTGATCCCTGTCTGATAGTCATCCACCGCCCCCGCCCACTCTTGagagttttcaaattttatttgcacaatttaGTGTGTTTTTTTGAATGTGAGTGAATCAGAAGAAGGAAAAGCTTAAGGTCTAAAGAAGTGTTATAGAGATGGTGGAATGCAGCTGGGCACTTAGACAGATGAACACACTAAACTAGTGAATTTCTTACATGTAATGGACCATTCTTTAGAGTTGTGAATTTAATTAACTTGTGAAGTAATTTAGATCTGCAGAGTGATTAGGGGTATTTGAGCAATTTTAGACAGAACTTTCCAAACCTGATTCTTTTGAGTAGTTAAAAAGAAGTTCAACAACAAAATTTGCAACTACGATATCTGATGAACCTAGAGACACCTCCTACTGATGTTAGTCAGTCCTTTCAGACTCTTTAGAACTGGTTTCATTTAGTGGCCACTTTTATCCCTGGAAGTACTCTATATGAAGTGCTAGGCAGACCTTAGGTGTCCAGTGGTGAGTTTTAGAGGGTGTCTGTGGCTGGC
This portion of the Coffea arabica cultivar ET-39 chromosome 2e, Coffea Arabica ET-39 HiFi, whole genome shotgun sequence genome encodes:
- the LOC113732614 gene encoding uncharacterized protein, which codes for MASHELMISKNHNVGLSQNPKVVLGHNHNVTMAQNHEHDVVLTRDSEEMVLSQSHDDDDQEDDGDEYEQENGLSVEQKPENEGQELSLPGETEELDVSEHNELAVSGNQELDENMELAIVQNEEMGIVPADDMDAEGQLLLTSTPVLQARTLAISPNFELHVGQEFADVKSCRRALRDTAIALHFEMQTIKSDKTRFTAKCAAEGCPWRIHAAKLPGVPTFTIRTIHDNHTCGGISHLGHQQASVQWVANSVEQRLRENPNCKPKEILEEIHRAHGITLSYKQAWRGKERIMAAMRGSFEEGYRLLPQYCEQVKRTNPGSIASVYGSPSDNCFQRLFISFQASIYGFLNACRPLLGLDRTFLKSKYLGTLLLATGFDGDGGLFPLAFGVVDEENDDNWMWFLSELHNLLEINTENMPRLTILSDRQKGIVDGVEANFPTAFHGFCMRHLSESFRKEFNNTMLVNLLWEAAHALTVIEFEAKILEIEEISQDAAYWIRRVPPRLWATAYFEGTRFGHLTANIVEQLNTWILEASGLPIIQMMECIRRQLMTWFNERRETSMQWTTILVPTAERRVAEALERARTYQVLRANEAEFEVISHEGTNIVDIRNRCCLCRGWQLYGLPCAHAVAALLSCRQNVHRFTESCFTVATYRKTYSQTIHPIPDKTLWKELSEGNANDSNVGETIINPPKSLRPPGRPRKKRVRAEDRGRVKRVVHCSRCNQTGHFRTTCAAPI